The DNA region ACCTTGATGGACCAGATTTCCGAGGAGCCGATGACGGAGTGGTTTGACAAGCTGGCGATCCGGGACGCCATTCACAGACTCACGGAACGTGAGAAGCTGATTGTCTATTTGCGGTATTTCAAGGATCAGACCCAATCGGAAGTCGCGCGAAGGTTGGGAATTTCCCAGGTCCAGGTGTCCAGGCTGGAGAAAAAGATCATCGCCAAGATGAGGGAAGATCTCGGAGTGGGGAAAGAAGTTTGATCGATTCGGCAAGCTTCCGTGAATTCCGCTTGCGGGAAATGTCCGTCGTTCGCGGAGTCACCGGGACGGATGCAGCGGAACGCTTGTGCGGAATAACAGCGAAGAATACAGGCACCTCTCGCAGGTGCCTTTTTCATATTCACGGACTCCGCGGCGCATACTAATCCCGTGAATTTGATGCCGGAAGGGGATCGGGCGATGACGTCTCAACTCGTCTTGCGCATGAAGAAGAAAGTGCAGGCCCGACCCGGACAACGGCTCACGGTCCGGGATTTGTGCCGGTATGCCGTCAATGGGGAAGTCGATGAAGACATCGGCCGGATTCCGGTATATGAGGTCACGCTGGATCAGGGGAACGTGGCGGTCATCGACATCGTTGATCTGATCGCCGTCATTTCCGGACGGTTTCCCGATTTGGACATACGCAGCGTGGGGCCGGCCCAAACCCTGATCGAGGTGAACATTCCCGGCAAAAAGCCGGGCTGGTTGGCGACAACGTTGGTTTCTCTTCTGTTGTTCATCGGATCCGGCCTGGCCATCATGAACTTTCACACGGATGTGAGCATGCAGGAGGTTCACAACCGGATCTATTATCTGGTGACGGGAACGCATGAAAACCGTCCACTGGTGTTGCAGATTCCCTACTCCCTCGGAATCGGAGCGGGCATGATCCTGTTTTTCAACCGCTTCATGCGCCGCAAGTTCAATGAAGAACCCAGCCCGATGGAACTGGAAGTGTTTCTTTATCAGGAATCGATCGACCAGTATCTGATCAACGACGAAAAGCAGAAAGCGCGGCGATCCACCCGTGACTCTTCTGGATGAGGCGCTCCTTGCTTTCATCGGGCTGGCATGGGGAATCGCGGTGGGCAGCGGATTCGTGGCGTTCATCACCGTGCTGGACATTGTTCCGCGCCTGGTGCAACTCACCGGGACCCCGGACAAGATTCGGGTTTATGAAATGGCCATCATTTCCGGAGTCATCCTGTTTACCTGGATCGATTTCCGGGAGTGGCTGATCGGTCTCACTCCTTGGATCATTCCGTTGCTGGGAGGGGCCATGGGGATTTTCGTCGGCATGTTGGCCGCGGCGCTCACCGAGGTGGTCAACGTCATTCCCATTCTGGCCAAGCGGTTGGGCGTGCAAGACAGATTGATGGTGCTTCTGATCATGATGGCTCTGGGAAAAGTGGCAGGTTCCCTGATCCAATCGCTTTTTTCCATCATATAAACAATGTTCATTCCATGCGAGGAGGCATTCCGATGGGATCGTTTTGGGCTGCGTTTCTGGTAGGTGGATTGATCTGCGTGATCGGTCAATTGCTGATGGATCTCACTCCGCTCACGCCCGCTCACGTGTTGAGCCTGTTGGTGGTGGCGGGGGCGGTCGCGGACGGTTTGGGACTGTATGATCCGCTGATCGAATTTGCCGGAGCGGGAGCCACCGTGCCGATCACCAGTTTCGGCAACGCTCTGGTGCACGGTGCGTTGTCCGAAGCACAGAAACACGGATTGATCGGCGTGTTGTCGGGAATTTTCAAGATTACCAGCGCGGGCATTTCCGCGGCCATCATTTTCGGATTTCTGACCGCGGCCGTGTTCAAACCGAAAGGATAATCGGCATGGAAAAACGGAAAGTGATCCTGGTGACGGACGGCGACAAGATCGCCAGAAAAGCTCTGGAAGAAGTCGCCAGACAGACGGGCGGAAGATGCATTTCGAGGTCGGGGGGAAACCCGACTCCACTGTCGGGAGAACAGCTGGTCGAGTTGATTCGTCAAGCGGCGTCCGATCCGGTACTGGTGATGTTTGACGATTGCGGATCTCCGGGAACGGGGGACGGGGAACGGGCCCTTCGGCATGTTGCCAGGGATCCTCACGTGGAAGTGTTGGGAGCGATTGCCGTTGCCTCGGACCTCAAGGTGGAAGAGGGAGTCCGGGTGGATGCGGCGATCGACCGTGAAGGACGTGTGATCCATCGGGCCGTGGACAAGCACGGCGTGGAACTCGCTCAAGAACCCCCGCTGATTCACGGAGATACGGTGGCCGTGCTCAATGAACTGGACATCCCGTTTATCGTGGGAATCGGAGACGTCGGCAAAATGGGGGAGAGAGATTCGGTGGAACTGGGGGCTCCGGTGACCGCCAAAGCGGTACGAATGATCCTAAAGCATCACGGCCTTTTGTGACACGGACCGGCATTTCGTGAAAACGGGATGCCGGTCCGATTTTTTCCGGATGAAATTCGCGGGGCGGATCTGTTATGATGAAAGGAAAAGCATCAAGGCCTGTCCCTTGTGCGGGGCGGTTTGTCGGAAACAAGGTGCCGATTCCGGTATTGTCTTGAATATTTATTCGTGATTTTGCATGAATTATCCATTGTTTCCGGTTCATCCTGATTTACATTCGTCGTTGGAGGAGTCAGTCATGAAGCTGAACGGAACGAGTCGCATCAATGAAAGAGGGCATCTGGAGATCGGAGGGTGCGACACGGTTGAGTTGGCCCGGCGGTACGGGACGCCGCTGTATGTGATGGATGAAACGCTGATTCGCGAAAACATGCGGACCTTCGTAAGGGCTGCCCGCGAAACCGGTCTTCGATTCAAGGTGGCTTATGCGAGCAAGGCATTCAATACCATGGCGATTTGTCGCATCGCCGATGAAGAAGGGCTGATGCTGGACGTGGTGTCCGGCGGTGAACTTCATACGGCGCTGGCGGCCGGTTTCCCGCCGGAGCGCATTTATTTCCACGGAAACAACAAGTCGCCTGCCGAAATCGAAATGGGTCTGGATGCGGGCATCCGCCTGTTCATCGCGGACAATTTCACCGAATTGGATCTGCTCGAGGCGGTTGCCGCTGCGCGGGGGATGAAGGCACGGATTTTGCTTCGCGTCAGTCCGGGGGTCGAAGCCCATACACACGCGTACATTCAAACCGGGCAGGAGGATTCCAAGTTCGGCTTCGATTTGGGAAGCGGTCAGGTTCATCAGGCGGTGGAAAAAGTCCTGAAATCGTCCGCCATCGAGCTTGAAGGTTTTCATTGTCACATCGGTTCGCAGATTTTCGGTACGGAAGCCTTTGAACTGGCCATTGAAAAGATGGCCGCGCTGATTCGCGACTGTCGTCGGACATTCGGTTTTGAGACGCGGATTTTCAACATCGGAGGCGGGTTCGGCATCCGCTATGATGAGGAAGATACACCTCGCCCGGTGCAATCGCTCATCGCCGGGATCGGTCAAGCCGTCAAAGAAGCATTCGGCGACATGCCGGTGCCGGAGATTTGGACGGAGCCGGGACGGGCGATCGTGGGAGAAGCGGGGACCACTCTTTATACCGTGGGCACTGTGAAAGTCGTTCCGGGCATCAGAAAGTATGTTTCGGTGGACGGAGGCATGTCGGACAATCCCCGCCCGGCTTTGTACCAGGCCAAGTATGAAGGCATGCTGGCCAACCGGGCACTGGAAGAGCCGGAAGAAACCGTGTCCATCGCCGGCAAGTGCTGCGAAACCGGAGACATGTTGATTTGGGACATTCGTCTGCCCGGCGTTCGTCAGGGGGACATTTTGGCCATCAGCTGCACGGGTGCGTACAATTACTCCATGGCAAGCAATTACAACCGTCTCCCCCGGCCCGCGGTGGTGCTGGTCAGAGACGGGGAAGCGGATGTGGTTGTTCGCAGGGAAACCTATGATGATCTCATTCGCCTGGATGTCATCCCGGAACGGTTGCGGAAAAAAGACGGTCGCGAAACGGGTG from Staphylospora marina includes:
- a CDS encoding stage V sporulation protein AA; translated protein: MTSQLVLRMKKKVQARPGQRLTVRDLCRYAVNGEVDEDIGRIPVYEVTLDQGNVAVIDIVDLIAVISGRFPDLDIRSVGPAQTLIEVNIPGKKPGWLATTLVSLLLFIGSGLAIMNFHTDVSMQEVHNRIYYLVTGTHENRPLVLQIPYSLGIGAGMILFFNRFMRRKFNEEPSPMELEVFLYQESIDQYLINDEKQKARRSTRDSSG
- a CDS encoding stage V sporulation protein AB, giving the protein MTLLDEALLAFIGLAWGIAVGSGFVAFITVLDIVPRLVQLTGTPDKIRVYEMAIISGVILFTWIDFREWLIGLTPWIIPLLGGAMGIFVGMLAAALTEVVNVIPILAKRLGVQDRLMVLLIMMALGKVAGSLIQSLFSII
- the spoVAE gene encoding stage V sporulation protein AE, with amino-acid sequence MGSFWAAFLVGGLICVIGQLLMDLTPLTPAHVLSLLVVAGAVADGLGLYDPLIEFAGAGATVPITSFGNALVHGALSEAQKHGLIGVLSGIFKITSAGISAAIIFGFLTAAVFKPKG
- a CDS encoding stage V sporulation protein AE — its product is MEKRKVILVTDGDKIARKALEEVARQTGGRCISRSGGNPTPLSGEQLVELIRQAASDPVLVMFDDCGSPGTGDGERALRHVARDPHVEVLGAIAVASDLKVEEGVRVDAAIDREGRVIHRAVDKHGVELAQEPPLIHGDTVAVLNELDIPFIVGIGDVGKMGERDSVELGAPVTAKAVRMILKHHGLL
- the lysA gene encoding diaminopimelate decarboxylase, translated to MKLNGTSRINERGHLEIGGCDTVELARRYGTPLYVMDETLIRENMRTFVRAARETGLRFKVAYASKAFNTMAICRIADEEGLMLDVVSGGELHTALAAGFPPERIYFHGNNKSPAEIEMGLDAGIRLFIADNFTELDLLEAVAAARGMKARILLRVSPGVEAHTHAYIQTGQEDSKFGFDLGSGQVHQAVEKVLKSSAIELEGFHCHIGSQIFGTEAFELAIEKMAALIRDCRRTFGFETRIFNIGGGFGIRYDEEDTPRPVQSLIAGIGQAVKEAFGDMPVPEIWTEPGRAIVGEAGTTLYTVGTVKVVPGIRKYVSVDGGMSDNPRPALYQAKYEGMLANRALEEPEETVSIAGKCCETGDMLIWDIRLPGVRQGDILAISCTGAYNYSMASNYNRLPRPAVVLVRDGEADVVVRRETYDDLIRLDVIPERLRKKDGRETGVEAIGPFRA